One genomic region from Spirosoma sp. KCTC 42546 encodes:
- a CDS encoding SusC/RagA family TonB-linked outer membrane protein, with the protein MQLLVRSSFLLLLGLLMLPKVYAQDRVITGKVTLAKDGSALPGANVQLKGTTRGTTTDGAGNYKLSVGPNASLVISLIGMVAQTIEVGSKSQVDVTLVESESELNEVVVTALGIRQEKRALGYSVGEVKGSDISNAQRDNFLVGMQGRVAGLTMTTTSGTPGSSAMIQLRGASSIGGNNQPLFVVDGLPIDNRTFNQGALVSNRPNRDNDYLNRAADINPNDIESITVLKGPEAAALYGIDASSGAIVITTKKGSKGAARVSYDNRFQSTEVYRFPEVQTVYGRGALGYANPSAATIPAYFGPKYAADAPLYDNIHSFFQKGFTQVHNLGFEGGSDIATYRLSTNYTNQTGVVPTTGYKRLSVRLTGTARISPKLDVMTSFNYVNSQVTKAIRGNYGFVISLLAWPANDDITNYLNPDGTRRILGGSINQGETDNPFFSVNKNKSGDVTNRTITNFQLNYNPTPWLNLTGRFGADLYSTQSNLFLSPESWQGTDVTLGGFSTKGSVENALENSQLLNGNLLATVKKNFGKLNTSLLLGTTIDDRNYKVTTAYGEKLYLPDFNSTNNTDPTTQRNKYTQTQQRLQSVLGSLTLNYDELLILTLTGRNDWSSTLPAANRSFFYPAASLAFNFSDLPALKARGNTFYYGKFRASYGQTGRDAPPYKVAATLVPQTSTGGGFAYDFYGSNPNLKPERGESYEIGTELMFFGGRLGLDFAYYNKTLSQQIVTQRLSYGTGFIFGLLNGGTFNNRGVELQLKGSPVKKADFGWDVILNFSKLKTDVKNLPADVPEYYNSDTWLYGNARSSAFVSNLQDYFPSTNVAYRSYNFNYYQRGSGSATAIGGYSYARNKNGDILVNPTNGLPITNANFLPIGDRNPDFTIGLTNSFRYKSLSLSFLLDIRKGGDVFNGTAMYLWRSGLSKKTLDRDTPVVFKGILRDGKEDSNTPTPNTIQVIPSLRSTDYYSSIPESEFVEKDINWLRLRDVTISYVLPSALLSRSKVFKQASVFVNGTDLFLLTNYTGADPNVNGTTATSGGVGAGGIDFGTLSVPRGLSAGLRVGF; encoded by the coding sequence ATGCAATTACTTGTACGCAGTAGCTTCCTGCTGTTGCTCGGTTTGCTAATGCTACCTAAGGTGTATGCCCAGGATCGGGTTATAACCGGGAAGGTTACCTTAGCCAAAGACGGCAGTGCCCTACCCGGCGCAAACGTGCAGTTAAAAGGCACCACTCGTGGTACCACCACCGACGGCGCCGGAAATTATAAACTCTCTGTTGGCCCTAATGCAAGCCTGGTAATCAGCCTGATTGGTATGGTTGCTCAAACCATTGAGGTCGGTTCAAAAAGCCAGGTTGATGTTACATTAGTCGAGTCAGAATCTGAACTGAACGAGGTGGTTGTCACAGCGCTTGGTATTCGTCAGGAGAAACGAGCGTTAGGCTACTCGGTAGGTGAAGTAAAAGGCTCCGACATTTCCAACGCGCAGCGTGATAACTTCCTGGTTGGCATGCAGGGACGCGTGGCAGGGCTAACCATGACCACCACCTCGGGAACACCAGGATCATCGGCCATGATTCAGTTACGCGGTGCCAGTTCGATTGGTGGCAATAACCAGCCCCTATTTGTTGTCGATGGGTTGCCCATTGATAACCGTACGTTCAATCAGGGTGCGCTGGTGTCTAATCGCCCTAACCGCGACAATGATTACCTGAACCGGGCTGCCGACATTAACCCGAACGACATTGAAAGTATTACGGTACTGAAAGGCCCCGAAGCTGCGGCTCTGTATGGGATTGATGCCTCATCGGGAGCTATTGTTATCACGACTAAGAAAGGCAGCAAAGGAGCTGCTCGTGTGAGCTATGACAATCGCTTTCAGAGTACAGAAGTCTATCGCTTTCCAGAAGTACAAACGGTCTATGGGCGTGGTGCCCTGGGTTACGCCAATCCAAGTGCGGCTACGATTCCCGCCTATTTCGGGCCTAAGTACGCAGCAGACGCCCCTCTCTACGACAATATTCACAGCTTTTTCCAGAAAGGATTTACCCAGGTGCATAACCTCGGTTTTGAAGGCGGCAGTGATATAGCCACGTATCGCTTATCAACCAACTACACCAACCAAACCGGTGTTGTCCCCACTACGGGCTATAAACGATTGTCGGTACGGTTAACGGGTACGGCTCGTATTAGCCCAAAACTAGACGTGATGACTTCGTTTAACTACGTGAATTCGCAGGTGACGAAAGCCATCCGGGGAAATTATGGGTTTGTGATTAGTTTACTTGCCTGGCCTGCCAACGACGACATCACGAACTACCTCAATCCGGATGGTACGCGCCGGATCTTGGGCGGTAGCATTAACCAGGGCGAAACGGACAACCCGTTCTTCTCAGTTAATAAGAACAAAAGTGGTGACGTTACCAACCGGACTATCACCAACTTTCAGTTGAACTACAACCCGACACCCTGGCTGAACCTGACTGGACGCTTCGGCGCTGATTTGTACTCAACCCAGAGCAATCTGTTCCTGAGTCCTGAATCGTGGCAGGGAACGGATGTTACACTGGGTGGTTTTTCTACGAAGGGCTCGGTTGAAAATGCACTGGAAAACAGCCAGTTGCTGAATGGTAATCTGTTGGCTACGGTCAAGAAAAATTTTGGCAAGCTGAATACGTCTTTACTGCTTGGTACCACCATCGACGACCGCAATTATAAGGTGACGACGGCCTACGGGGAGAAACTGTATCTGCCCGATTTCAATTCGACCAACAACACGGACCCAACGACCCAGCGCAACAAATACACCCAGACGCAACAACGCCTGCAAAGTGTGCTGGGAAGCTTGACATTGAACTACGACGAGTTATTGATTCTGACCCTGACCGGCCGGAATGACTGGTCGAGTACGCTCCCCGCTGCCAACCGGAGTTTCTTCTACCCGGCGGCTTCATTAGCCTTTAACTTCTCCGATCTGCCAGCGCTTAAAGCCCGTGGGAACACCTTCTATTATGGTAAGTTCCGGGCCAGCTACGGCCAAACAGGCCGGGATGCACCACCCTATAAAGTGGCTGCAACTTTGGTTCCACAGACCTCGACCGGCGGGGGGTTCGCCTATGATTTCTACGGCAGTAACCCTAACCTGAAACCAGAGCGTGGCGAAAGCTATGAAATTGGAACGGAGTTGATGTTTTTCGGAGGGCGGTTAGGGCTTGACTTCGCGTATTACAACAAGACCTTATCGCAGCAAATTGTTACCCAGCGCCTTAGCTATGGAACGGGCTTCATTTTCGGTCTGCTCAACGGTGGCACCTTTAATAACCGGGGTGTCGAACTTCAGCTAAAGGGATCGCCGGTGAAGAAGGCCGATTTTGGGTGGGATGTGATTCTGAACTTCTCGAAGCTAAAAACTGACGTAAAGAATTTACCGGCCGACGTACCGGAATATTACAACTCAGATACCTGGCTTTATGGTAACGCTCGTTCCAGTGCGTTTGTGAGTAATCTACAAGACTACTTCCCTAGTACCAACGTAGCCTATCGGAGCTATAATTTCAATTATTACCAGCGCGGAAGTGGGTCAGCTACGGCCATTGGTGGCTATAGCTATGCCCGAAATAAAAACGGCGATATTCTGGTGAATCCAACCAATGGATTACCTATCACGAACGCCAACTTCCTGCCCATTGGTGATCGTAACCCAGACTTTACGATTGGTTTAACAAACTCGTTCCGGTACAAATCGCTGAGTCTATCGTTCCTGCTCGACATCCGTAAAGGGGGCGACGTATTCAATGGAACGGCTATGTACCTCTGGCGTTCCGGGTTGAGCAAGAAAACCCTTGATCGTGATACACCGGTAGTTTTCAAAGGTATTTTACGCGATGGAAAAGAAGATTCCAACACGCCAACACCGAACACGATTCAGGTGATTCCGTCGCTACGCTCGACGGATTATTACAGTTCGATTCCCGAATCGGAGTTTGTTGAGAAAGACATTAACTGGTTACGTTTACGCGATGTCACGATCAGTTATGTACTTCCCTCAGCCTTACTAAGCCGATCGAAGGTGTTCAAGCAAGCCAGTGTTTTTGTGAACGGAACCGACCTCTTTCTGCTAACAAACTACACCGGTGCTGACCCGAACGTAAACGGTACAACCGCTACCTCGGGTGGCGTTGGTGCAGGTGGCATCGACTTTGGTACGTTGTCGGTACCCCGCGGATTATCAGCTGG
- a CDS encoding tetratricopeptide repeat protein gives MEVVGLGLLFGIYLTIRYFMVDHDTVSDKDRKRFKKGIELVQNRNSTEAYSYFDDAVRQYPKSAIAYAYRGKCQLAQENYYSAIYDLTEAISRDNTLAECYLDRGIALYYTNEFQQAFREFDKAVWFYRDEQPDAYRWRALARIQLRQLPQAENDLRRAVLLGDENSFHILLLPPFTRPVYQRP, from the coding sequence ATGGAAGTTGTAGGATTAGGGCTACTTTTCGGCATTTACCTAACCATCCGGTATTTCATGGTCGACCATGATACCGTATCGGATAAAGACCGAAAACGGTTTAAAAAAGGGATTGAACTGGTTCAAAATCGAAATAGTACAGAAGCTTATTCTTATTTCGACGATGCTGTTCGGCAGTATCCCAAGTCGGCTATTGCTTACGCCTATAGGGGTAAATGCCAGCTTGCCCAGGAGAATTACTATTCCGCCATCTACGACTTGACTGAAGCCATCAGCCGTGACAATACCCTGGCTGAGTGCTATCTGGATCGGGGTATTGCGCTTTATTATACCAACGAGTTTCAGCAGGCATTCCGTGAGTTTGATAAGGCCGTCTGGTTTTATCGAGATGAACAGCCTGATGCGTACCGCTGGCGGGCCTTAGCGCGCATTCAGCTTCGCCAACTTCCCCAGGCCGAAAATGACCTCCGCCGGGCCGTCTTACTTGGCGACGAAAATTCGTTTCATATTCTCCTTCTGCCGCCATTTACCCGGCCAGTGTACCAAAGGCCTTAA